In the genome of Kitasatospora cathayae, one region contains:
- a CDS encoding DUF6126 family protein, translated as MSDATSEEKSRRKAMLIRAGIYILGTHLFAV; from the coding sequence ATGAGTGACGCCACCTCGGAGGAGAAGAGCCGGCGCAAGGCCATGCTGATCCGGGCCGGGATCTACATCCTTGGGACCCACCTGTTCGCCGTGTAG
- a CDS encoding aldehyde dehydrogenase family protein, translated as MARRPRHESKAASESSSLPAPEPTAVDRLVRNALDALAAYASFTQEQVDHIVRKASLAALERHTALAVLAVEETGRGVFEDKAVKNVFARENVTHVMARTRTVGVVHRDEIDGIVEIAEPVGVVAGITPVTNPTSTVIFKCLLALKTGVAAFAASLGNVTRVDVLPFHKLGAAKWRALGLDLPLADTPVPTPDQIARARAIFAAQGLQTV; from the coding sequence ATGGCCCGTCGCCCGCGGCACGAGTCGAAGGCGGCTTCCGAGAGCAGCAGCCTTCCCGCCCCCGAGCCGACCGCCGTCGACCGCCTAGTGCGCAACGCGCTCGACGCGCTGGCCGCGTACGCCTCCTTCACCCAGGAACAGGTCGACCACATCGTCAGGAAGGCCTCGCTGGCCGCACTGGAACGGCACACCGCGCTCGCGGTGCTGGCCGTGGAGGAGACCGGCCGCGGGGTCTTCGAGGACAAGGCGGTCAAGAACGTCTTCGCCCGCGAGAACGTCACCCACGTGATGGCCCGGACCAGGACGGTCGGGGTGGTACACCGGGACGAGATCGACGGCATCGTCGAGATCGCCGAGCCGGTCGGCGTGGTCGCCGGCATCACCCCGGTGACCAACCCGACCTCGACCGTGATCTTCAAGTGCCTGCTGGCGCTGAAGACGGGCGTCGCCGCCTTCGCCGCCTCGCTCGGCAACGTCACCCGGGTCGACGTCCTGCCCTTCCACAAACTCGGCGCCGCCAAGTGGCGCGCACTCGGCCTCGACTTGCCCCTCGCCGACACCCCGGTGCCCACGCCGGACCAGATCGCCCGAGCCCGAGCGATCTTCGCCGCACAGGGCCTGCAGACCGTCTGA
- a CDS encoding ATP-binding protein yields the protein MKRRWGRRNWREWDDVPPAREDPPIASGRHLTLSLPTLPSSIPLARHTVQIRFTTWGLPREAAVLDAALLIVTELVTNCVRHAAERSPQLGLTVSLGDSYLEVLVADQHPRVPRVSARGGLQVIAELVYDFGGRLVIAPSTLSAGKTVRVQLPLPAKPAP from the coding sequence GTGAAGCGCCGCTGGGGACGCCGGAACTGGCGCGAATGGGACGACGTTCCGCCCGCCCGCGAGGACCCGCCCATCGCCTCCGGGCGGCACCTCACGCTGTCCCTTCCGACGCTCCCGTCCTCGATTCCGCTGGCCCGGCACACCGTACAGATCCGCTTCACCACGTGGGGCCTGCCGCGCGAAGCGGCTGTCCTGGACGCCGCTTTGCTGATCGTCACCGAGCTGGTGACCAACTGCGTGCGCCACGCCGCCGAGCGCTCACCCCAGCTCGGGCTGACCGTGAGCCTGGGGGACAGCTACCTCGAAGTTTTGGTGGCCGACCAGCACCCCCGCGTGCCGAGGGTGTCGGCCCGCGGGGGCCTGCAGGTGATCGCCGAACTCGTCTACGACTTCGGCGGCCGCCTCGTCATCGCCCCCTCCACCCTGAGCGCGGGCAAGACCGTGCGCGTTCAACTGCCCCTGCCCGCCAAGCCCGCACCCTGA
- a CDS encoding universal stress protein, whose product MSHSVVVGIDGSAQSAAAAEWAALEARRNGLALRMVHVAGGEVEALDRDLGGDSALPGPVAAIRDRITAELPELALSCEIIPGNPAHALAATARRATMLVLGSRGLGGFADLLVGSVGLRATARADCPVVLVRAGSDGGTGTDGPTTAPGAVVVGVEGDRPCDAVLAFAFQHAAGTGAALRVMESRDTFRGPYTTEAPVGMREIGESLAAAEQVRLQDALSRWRDKFPEVRTTAEVCPWSPSRMLVEASRTASLVVLGRRAPKHPMAGPRLGAVAQSVLHHTHCPVAVVPHR is encoded by the coding sequence ATGTCGCACAGCGTGGTGGTGGGGATCGACGGCTCGGCACAGAGTGCGGCGGCGGCCGAGTGGGCTGCCCTCGAGGCCCGCCGGAACGGGCTCGCGCTGCGGATGGTCCATGTCGCCGGCGGCGAGGTGGAGGCGCTCGACCGCGACCTCGGCGGCGACAGCGCGCTGCCGGGCCCGGTGGCCGCGATCCGGGACCGGATCACGGCCGAGCTACCCGAACTGGCGCTCTCCTGCGAGATCATCCCCGGGAACCCGGCCCACGCGCTGGCCGCCACCGCCCGGCGGGCCACGATGCTGGTCCTGGGCTCGCGCGGCCTGGGCGGCTTCGCCGACCTCCTGGTCGGTTCGGTCGGGTTGCGCGCCACCGCCCGCGCAGACTGCCCGGTGGTGCTGGTCCGCGCCGGCTCGGACGGAGGAACCGGAACGGACGGACCGACCACGGCGCCCGGAGCCGTCGTCGTGGGCGTCGAGGGCGACCGGCCGTGCGACGCGGTGCTCGCCTTCGCCTTCCAGCACGCGGCCGGCACCGGCGCCGCCCTACGGGTGATGGAGAGCCGGGACACATTCCGCGGCCCGTACACCACCGAGGCGCCGGTGGGCATGCGGGAGATCGGGGAGTCCCTGGCGGCCGCCGAGCAGGTGCGACTCCAGGACGCGCTGTCGCGCTGGCGGGACAAGTTCCCCGAGGTCCGCACGACGGCGGAGGTGTGCCCGTGGAGCCCAAGCCGGATGCTCGTGGAGGCCTCCCGCACCGCGTCGCTGGTCGTCCTCGGCCGGCGCGCTCCCAAGCACCCGATGGCCGGACCCCGGCTGGGGGCGGTGGCCCAGTCGGTGCTGCACCACACCCACTGCCCCGTCGCCGTCGTACCGCACCGTTGA